A single Prevotella sp. E15-22 DNA region contains:
- a CDS encoding autotransporter-associated beta strand repeat-containing protein — protein sequence MNSNKFFVGLALSAMCLTATAQQLAFPGAQGWGRYATGGRTGTVYHVTNLNDKGTGSLRDAVSQPNRIVVFDVSGVIRINSRITFAKNLYVAGQTAPGEGVTVYGDGVSFSGADNIIVRYMRFRMGAVGTKDKDAGGIANGQNMIFDHCSFSWGQDENFSVNWDNKGTAPKNITLMNSIVGQGLMTHSAGGLMQGDNITLYRILLVDNSTRNFKVKGINQYVNNLVYNWKNYAYNMGGDSEGESFANIESNLFVNGPDGGGNCLDGGNAKFHFYGTDNWQDANRDGQLNPTEFTANGGGDRQSTPYAYPALEKWSARDLAEKLLPDVGASLPYRDLADCYMIDEVRSFGQKGKLITNENELPIGVPTQWSWFQGQKPTDTDNDGMPDWWEEANGTNKSANDAMVMADNGYANIENYINSITKANREFFLRAPLLLNLEASTPNSLSLAWSDFTDDEDGFIVEIQQNGQFVEVGRTTASQFLVTTADFPLTAASTYQVRVCAYQGDQKSAYTPALTVKTRPEQTDLIDIDTFTGQGEGEWLINPTSDEVITLSAPTQKTAVVVRSDAHVTLDGEGYISGPASMNKGGEGTLSVLTAQHYEGPTVLHRGTYEFSVLKNGEQPSGLGMSQEFAQNWVMDGGTYRYTGATTTTNRSARLYDNTTFAVATKSSVVTMNGSIEGTGNLIIDGQGTVGVNTPNFFKYNGNLVMRGGTLKLNNREISEAGLGTASKLVVQGGLFTTVGKNEGNITYNFPIEVPEGANGTVDFDLWNTNKCRVSGQGTLTWNVHYVREYIEGNWDSFTGRLIVKGTGNAGSSQFAIRNGAGIKNGVLTLKGNAAVHGAKTNVTYYLGGLSGDGSTVLAGFDVKKAGTGKWVVGGANTDETFRGIINNNDQANSHPGTTSIEKQGSGDWRLTGSNSYGGTTVVSKGRLIINGNHTGTGAITVRSGAILAGRGTLAGAVTLQSGAILQVGDTLATDKGLTLKGGLKIQSGAILQLNDRMAAVERTVGSTLKVFTGTATGTFAQIIPATPGEGLRWDTSELYSKGTLRVADDANAIQTASHASAMSTVYYTLSGHRVGHPRSGCLYLMRTTDAQGNTTQRKVLFR from the coding sequence ATGAACTCTAACAAATTCTTTGTGGGGCTTGCTCTGTCGGCTATGTGCCTGACGGCCACTGCTCAACAGCTTGCCTTTCCAGGCGCTCAAGGCTGGGGCAGATACGCTACAGGCGGTCGCACAGGCACCGTTTATCACGTTACGAATCTCAACGACAAAGGCACAGGCTCCCTGCGCGATGCTGTGAGTCAGCCCAATCGCATTGTTGTTTTCGACGTCTCAGGCGTCATCCGCATCAACTCGCGCATCACGTTTGCCAAGAACCTCTACGTGGCTGGTCAGACAGCCCCAGGCGAGGGCGTCACCGTCTATGGCGATGGCGTAAGTTTCTCAGGCGCCGATAATATTATCGTGCGCTATATGCGCTTCCGTATGGGCGCTGTGGGCACCAAGGACAAGGACGCTGGCGGCATTGCCAATGGCCAGAACATGATCTTCGACCACTGCTCCTTTTCGTGGGGCCAGGACGAGAATTTTTCCGTCAACTGGGACAATAAAGGCACGGCACCCAAGAATATCACCCTGATGAACAGTATCGTGGGGCAGGGCCTGATGACCCATTCGGCTGGTGGACTGATGCAGGGCGACAACATCACGCTCTATCGCATCCTGCTGGTCGACAACTCCACACGTAATTTCAAGGTGAAAGGCATCAACCAATATGTCAACAACCTCGTTTACAACTGGAAGAACTACGCCTATAACATGGGAGGCGACAGCGAGGGCGAGTCGTTTGCCAATATCGAGTCGAACCTCTTTGTCAACGGTCCTGACGGAGGTGGCAACTGCCTGGACGGTGGCAATGCCAAGTTTCATTTCTATGGCACTGACAACTGGCAGGACGCCAATCGCGACGGCCAACTCAATCCCACTGAGTTTACAGCCAACGGTGGAGGCGATCGCCAGTCAACCCCCTACGCCTATCCAGCTTTGGAGAAATGGTCAGCGCGCGACCTCGCAGAGAAACTCCTGCCCGATGTGGGCGCCTCGCTGCCTTATCGCGACCTGGCCGATTGCTATATGATTGACGAAGTACGCTCGTTTGGCCAGAAAGGAAAACTCATCACCAACGAGAACGAACTGCCCATCGGCGTGCCCACCCAGTGGTCGTGGTTCCAGGGTCAGAAACCCACGGACACCGATAACGACGGCATGCCCGACTGGTGGGAAGAGGCCAACGGCACCAACAAGAGTGCCAACGACGCCATGGTGATGGCCGACAATGGCTATGCCAACATCGAAAACTACATCAACAGCATCACCAAGGCCAATCGTGAGTTCTTCCTGCGCGCCCCCTTGCTCTTGAATCTCGAGGCATCCACCCCCAACAGTCTCTCCCTTGCCTGGAGCGACTTCACAGACGATGAAGACGGCTTTATCGTCGAGATCCAGCAGAATGGCCAGTTTGTCGAGGTAGGGCGCACCACAGCCTCGCAGTTCCTCGTCACCACAGCTGATTTCCCCCTCACAGCCGCCTCCACCTATCAGGTGCGCGTCTGCGCCTATCAGGGCGACCAGAAGTCAGCCTATACCCCAGCACTCACCGTGAAGACCCGTCCAGAGCAGACCGACCTCATCGATATCGACACCTTCACAGGCCAGGGCGAGGGCGAATGGCTCATCAATCCCACGTCCGACGAGGTGATCACCCTTAGCGCCCCCACCCAGAAGACAGCCGTTGTGGTGCGTTCCGATGCCCACGTCACCCTCGATGGCGAAGGCTATATCAGTGGTCCTGCCTCGATGAACAAAGGTGGCGAAGGCACCCTCAGCGTCCTCACGGCCCAGCACTACGAGGGACCCACCGTGCTCCATCGCGGCACCTACGAGTTCTCTGTGCTCAAGAACGGCGAGCAGCCCAGCGGCCTTGGCATGAGTCAGGAGTTTGCCCAAAACTGGGTGATGGATGGCGGCACCTATCGCTATACAGGCGCCACCACAACCACCAACCGCTCGGCCCGTCTCTACGACAACACCACCTTTGCCGTGGCCACCAAGAGCAGTGTGGTCACCATGAACGGCAGCATCGAGGGCACAGGCAATCTGATCATCGACGGTCAGGGCACGGTGGGCGTCAACACCCCCAACTTCTTCAAGTATAATGGCAACCTCGTGATGCGTGGCGGCACCCTCAAACTCAACAATCGCGAGATTTCCGAGGCAGGCCTTGGCACAGCCTCGAAGCTCGTTGTTCAGGGCGGCCTCTTTACTACTGTGGGCAAGAACGAGGGCAATATCACCTATAATTTCCCCATCGAGGTGCCAGAGGGCGCCAACGGCACTGTCGACTTCGACCTCTGGAACACCAACAAGTGTCGTGTCTCAGGTCAGGGCACGCTCACGTGGAATGTGCACTACGTGCGCGAGTATATCGAAGGCAACTGGGACAGCTTCACAGGCCGACTCATTGTCAAGGGCACAGGCAATGCCGGCTCCAGTCAGTTTGCCATCCGCAATGGCGCAGGCATCAAGAATGGTGTGCTCACCCTCAAGGGCAATGCAGCCGTGCATGGCGCCAAGACCAACGTCACCTATTATCTTGGTGGCCTCTCAGGCGATGGCAGTACCGTGCTGGCAGGCTTCGACGTGAAGAAGGCAGGCACAGGCAAGTGGGTTGTGGGAGGCGCTAATACCGATGAGACCTTCCGAGGCATCATCAATAACAACGACCAGGCCAACTCGCACCCAGGCACCACCTCCATCGAGAAACAAGGTTCAGGCGACTGGCGACTCACGGGCAGCAACAGCTATGGCGGCACCACCGTGGTCAGCAAGGGTCGACTCATTATCAACGGCAATCACACGGGTACAGGTGCCATCACCGTGCGCTCAGGCGCCATCCTCGCAGGTCGAGGCACCCTCGCAGGCGCAGTCACCCTTCAGAGTGGAGCCATCCTCCAGGTGGGCGACACCCTGGCCACCGATAAGGGACTCACCCTCAAGGGTGGCCTGAAGATTCAGAGTGGCGCCATCCTCCAGTTGAACGACCGTATGGCTGCTGTCGAGCGCACCGTGGGCAGCACCCTCAAGGTCTTCACTGGCACAGCCACAGGCACCTTTGCGCAGATCATTCCAGCCACCCCAGGCGAAGGCCTCCGTTGGGACACCTCCGAGCTCTATTCAAAGGGCACCCTGCGCGTGGCCGACGATGCCAACGCCATCCAGACCGCCTCTCATGCAAGTGCCATGAGCACAGTCTATTACACGCTGTCTGGCCATAGGGTGGGGCATCCTCGCAGTGGTTGTCTCTACCTGATGCGCACCACCGATGCTCAGGGCAACACCACCCAGCGCAAGGTTCTATTTCGCTGA
- a CDS encoding YafY family protein: MIQTNRFRKCIWIINALRTHKALTLDEMNEKWMRDAVDCGKPLSRTSFNRNRDYISDSFGIIIECEPKTYKYYISNKDALTDGSIERWIMSTMAVQGVLTDSASIKDRVILENVPAGEEFLSVIVSAMRTNRQLLMGYQKFGAEAYEKMVCPYALKLFHQRWYMLARTADNKMRIYSLDRMTHLETTEEAFVLPEDFSPQAYFAEYFGVLTDGTPMAHVVVRAHKWTPNYLRTLPLHHSQREIASTSDYADFAFDIRPTADFIAQLLSQGDGIEVLEPKELREKMKGILMGSSARYAAE, from the coding sequence ATGATTCAGACAAACCGCTTTAGGAAGTGCATTTGGATTATCAACGCGCTGAGAACGCACAAGGCACTGACACTCGACGAGATGAACGAGAAATGGATGCGCGACGCTGTGGACTGCGGAAAACCGCTGTCAAGAACGTCGTTCAACCGCAATCGCGACTATATCAGCGACAGTTTTGGCATTATCATTGAGTGCGAGCCCAAGACGTATAAATACTATATCAGTAATAAGGACGCACTGACGGATGGCAGTATTGAGCGCTGGATCATGTCGACCATGGCTGTGCAGGGGGTGCTGACGGACAGTGCATCGATCAAGGATCGTGTGATTTTGGAGAACGTGCCTGCTGGCGAGGAGTTTCTGTCTGTGATTGTGAGTGCCATGCGCACCAACAGGCAACTGCTGATGGGCTATCAGAAGTTTGGAGCCGAGGCCTACGAGAAGATGGTGTGTCCCTATGCCCTGAAGCTGTTTCACCAGCGCTGGTATATGCTGGCAAGGACGGCCGACAATAAGATGCGCATCTATTCGCTGGACCGCATGACGCACCTGGAAACAACTGAGGAGGCGTTTGTGCTGCCAGAAGACTTCAGTCCACAGGCGTATTTTGCTGAGTATTTTGGGGTGCTGACGGATGGCACACCCATGGCGCACGTGGTGGTGCGCGCCCATAAGTGGACGCCCAACTACCTGCGCACGCTGCCACTGCATCACTCGCAGCGTGAGATTGCCTCGACAAGCGACTATGCCGACTTTGCATTCGACATCCGTCCTACGGCTGATTTCATAGCGCAACTGCTGTCGCAGGGCGATGGCATCGAGGTGCTGGAACCCAAGGAACTGAGGGAGAAAATGAAGGGCATTCTGATGGGGAGCAGCGCGAGATATGCGGCTGAATAG
- the aroC gene encoding chorismate synthase produces MRNTFGQLFTLTTFGESHGAAIGGVVDGMPAGIEIDMEFIQSELNRRRPGQSRVTTARNEADEVELLSGVFEGKTTGCPIGFVVRNQNQHSQDYENLRTLFRPSHSDFTYYNKYGTRDHRGGGRSSARITISRVVGGALAKLALKQLGISVQAYTSQVGHIALERDYHLYDLSKTETNVMRCPDSEKAKEMEELVMQVKAEGDTIGGVITCVVKGCPVGLGEPEFGKLHAQLGSAMLSINAVKGFEYGEGFEGVTQRGSEQNDVFVSCRDTTTEATDEAGEDSKKITTLTNHSGGIQGGISNGQDIYFRVAFKPVATLLREQNTVDLEGNVTTFTAKGRHDPCVLPRAVPVVEAMAAMTILDSFLAQKTCLI; encoded by the coding sequence GTGAGAAATACGTTCGGACAGCTATTCACACTGACCACCTTTGGCGAAAGTCATGGGGCGGCTATCGGTGGCGTGGTCGACGGCATGCCGGCTGGCATCGAGATTGACATGGAGTTTATTCAGAGTGAACTGAACAGGCGTCGACCTGGACAGAGCCGAGTGACCACTGCACGCAACGAGGCCGACGAGGTGGAACTGCTGAGCGGCGTGTTCGAAGGCAAGACAACGGGATGCCCCATTGGCTTTGTGGTGCGCAACCAGAACCAGCACTCGCAGGACTATGAGAACCTGCGCACGCTGTTTCGACCTTCGCACAGCGATTTTACTTACTATAATAAATATGGTACGCGCGACCACCGTGGTGGCGGCCGTTCGTCGGCTCGCATCACCATCAGCAGGGTGGTTGGCGGCGCACTGGCCAAACTGGCACTGAAGCAACTGGGCATCAGTGTGCAGGCCTACACATCGCAGGTGGGCCACATTGCCCTGGAGCGCGACTACCATCTTTACGACCTGTCGAAAACGGAGACGAACGTGATGCGTTGCCCTGACAGCGAGAAGGCCAAGGAGATGGAGGAACTGGTGATGCAGGTGAAGGCCGAGGGCGACACCATTGGCGGCGTGATTACGTGCGTGGTCAAGGGATGCCCCGTTGGACTGGGTGAGCCTGAGTTTGGCAAACTGCATGCACAACTGGGCAGCGCCATGCTGAGCATCAACGCCGTGAAGGGCTTTGAATATGGCGAGGGCTTCGAGGGGGTCACCCAGCGCGGCTCTGAACAGAACGATGTCTTTGTGAGTTGTCGTGACACGACAACAGAGGCAACAGACGAAGCTGGCGAGGATAGTAAAAAAATTACTACACTGACCAATCATAGTGGTGGCATTCAGGGTGGCATCAGCAACGGACAGGACATCTACTTCCGCGTGGCTTTCAAACCTGTGGCTACCCTACTGCGTGAACAAAATACTGTGGACTTGGAAGGAAATGTTACTACATTTACGGCGAAGGGAAGACACGATCCGTGTGTGCTGCCACGTGCCGTTCCTGTGGTCGAAGCAATGGCAGCAATGACCATTTTGGACAGTTTTTTGGCCCAAAAAACCTGTCTTATATAA
- a CDS encoding peptidylprolyl isomerase produces MDNKQNKYISVNYQLYTIDKDGQKELVEETQKDRPFQFITGFGFSLDSFEEQISQLEQGKEFDFTLTPAQAFGEYYEEGVHKMGREHFEINGKFDSTNIYEGAVITMQNEEGKHFMAQVTKVEADGVTLDTNHPLAGQTLEFKGQVLENRDATAQEIQNLIAHMSHGCGGCGGDCEGGCGGDCGGHEHKEDGECCGGGCGHCHH; encoded by the coding sequence ATGGATAATAAGCAAAACAAGTACATCTCAGTGAACTACCAGCTCTACACCATCGACAAGGACGGACAGAAGGAGCTGGTGGAGGAAACACAGAAGGACCGTCCCTTCCAGTTTATCACAGGTTTCGGCTTCTCGCTGGACAGCTTTGAGGAGCAGATATCGCAACTGGAACAGGGCAAGGAGTTCGACTTCACGCTGACACCTGCCCAGGCCTTTGGCGAATATTATGAGGAGGGCGTGCACAAAATGGGTCGCGAACACTTCGAGATCAATGGTAAGTTTGACAGCACTAACATCTATGAGGGTGCCGTGATCACCATGCAGAACGAGGAGGGTAAGCACTTTATGGCTCAGGTGACCAAGGTGGAGGCCGACGGCGTGACACTGGACACGAACCACCCCCTGGCTGGTCAGACACTGGAGTTTAAGGGACAGGTGCTGGAGAATCGCGACGCTACGGCTCAGGAGATTCAGAACCTGATTGCCCACATGAGTCACGGCTGTGGCGGATGCGGCGGCGACTGCGAAGGCGGTTGTGGTGGCGACTGTGGCGGACACGAGCACAAGGAGGACGGCGAGTGCTGCGGCGGCGGTTGCGGACACTGTCACCACTAA
- a CDS encoding M48 family metallopeptidase, with protein MKAMKIVVMSLLAALLVGCGTTSTVPITGRKQTLLVTDGEVLSLSTQQYKQYMQSAKPSTNATNTAMVKRVGQNLANAVSTYLTNNGMSAELQNYAWEFNLVQDNQVNAWCMPGGKIVVYEGILPITQDEASLAIVLGHEIAHAVAKHSAERLSNEYKNQYGTAILGAVVQGAGVSEKTQALISLGQQLGGALWTSGFSRKQESEADHMGLIFAAMAGYDPQVATAFWQRMAAQGTGGGGLFSDHPSDEKRIKDIQGWMPEALKYYVPKTTTTTKKTTSSTKKTTTKKTTTKKTTTKKK; from the coding sequence ATGAAAGCTATGAAAATTGTTGTGATGTCGTTGTTGGCCGCCCTTCTGGTGGGCTGCGGCACCACGAGTACAGTGCCCATCACGGGTCGTAAACAAACATTGCTGGTGACCGACGGCGAAGTACTGAGTCTGTCAACCCAGCAGTACAAGCAGTACATGCAGAGCGCCAAGCCCTCGACCAACGCCACCAACACCGCCATGGTGAAGCGAGTGGGGCAGAACCTGGCCAATGCCGTGAGCACCTATCTCACCAACAACGGCATGAGTGCCGAGCTCCAGAACTACGCCTGGGAGTTTAACCTCGTGCAGGACAATCAGGTGAACGCCTGGTGCATGCCTGGTGGCAAGATTGTGGTTTATGAAGGCATCCTGCCCATCACCCAGGACGAGGCCTCGCTGGCCATTGTCCTTGGTCACGAGATAGCCCATGCCGTGGCCAAGCACTCGGCCGAGCGCCTGAGCAACGAATATAAGAACCAGTATGGCACAGCCATCCTTGGCGCTGTGGTCCAGGGAGCAGGTGTCAGCGAAAAGACGCAGGCCCTCATCTCGCTGGGTCAGCAGTTGGGTGGCGCCCTGTGGACCTCAGGTTTTTCTCGTAAGCAGGAGAGCGAGGCCGACCACATGGGACTCATCTTCGCAGCCATGGCCGGCTACGATCCTCAGGTGGCCACAGCCTTCTGGCAGCGCATGGCCGCACAGGGCACTGGTGGTGGCGGTCTGTTCTCTGACCACCCCTCCGACGAGAAGCGCATCAAGGATATTCAGGGTTGGATGCCCGAGGCCTTGAAGTACTACGTGCCCAAGACCACCACGACTACGAAGAAGACCACTTCTAGCACGAAGAAGACAACCACCAAGAAAACCACCACGAAGAAGACTACCACCAAGAAAAAGTAA
- a CDS encoding AAA family ATPase: MEDIKLTERLNDLFAECVDLCKERRYEFITPEVVLHALLGEDVFCSVIDFYCDITALEDELEEKLAEMDRVPEEVDYQLMPSDLYTQLMGEASLQVISSSAEALDTPHVVVALLQLEKSWATYLLKKYLGESESEFVSDIISNYEMDDEQATDATNNSDDEQASEASGWRRLVTCMNDVLDQKNPLIGREAELERTIQVLCRRDKNNPLHVGEPGVGKTALIYGLAERINSGRVPERLKGSKIYMLDLGTMLAGTQYRGDFEKRIKMVMDGVAGENTNNIVYIDEIHNLVGAGAVGESSMDASNMLKPYLERGDLRFIGSTTYEEYNRHFSRSKGLVRRFQQIDILEPSIDEAVNILMQLRPRYEEFHHVKYDDEALRYAVEASAKYINDRFLPDKAIDLMDEAGALVECGAESGESENSTLVTKALIAEVLARTCKVEDDSTAEANSKLYTLNSTLSTQIYGQDEAIRQVVEAVQMAKAGLLDDNKPTAALLFVGPTGVGKTEVARVLAKELGIELLRFDMSEYTEKHTVAKLIGSPAGYVGYEDGGLLTDAIRKTPHCVLLLDEIEKAHQDIYNILLQVMDYARLTDNKGRKADFRNVILIMTSNAGAQYAGQSIGFQGGVSRGEAMMKQVKKTFKPEFINRLSGTVVFNDMDRHMAELILRKKVGELQEKLKAKKVELTLKDETFEALLKEGYTQEYGAREMDRVIGQRLKPQLMREILFGTLKQGGKIEI; this comes from the coding sequence ATGGAAGATATAAAACTGACTGAACGACTGAACGACTTGTTCGCCGAGTGCGTGGACCTGTGCAAGGAGCGCCGATACGAATTCATCACGCCTGAGGTGGTGCTGCACGCACTGCTGGGCGAGGATGTGTTCTGTTCGGTGATCGACTTCTATTGCGACATCACGGCACTGGAGGACGAGCTGGAGGAGAAACTGGCCGAGATGGACCGTGTGCCTGAGGAGGTGGACTATCAGCTGATGCCGTCGGACCTCTATACGCAACTGATGGGCGAGGCCTCGCTGCAGGTGATTTCGAGCAGTGCCGAGGCGCTGGACACGCCCCACGTGGTGGTGGCCCTGCTGCAGCTGGAGAAGTCGTGGGCGACCTATCTGCTGAAAAAGTACCTGGGCGAGAGCGAGTCGGAGTTTGTGAGCGACATCATATCGAACTACGAGATGGACGACGAGCAGGCCACTGACGCCACTAACAACAGCGACGACGAGCAGGCCAGCGAGGCCAGCGGATGGCGACGACTGGTGACTTGCATGAACGACGTGCTGGACCAGAAGAACCCCCTGATTGGGCGCGAGGCTGAGTTGGAACGCACCATCCAGGTGCTGTGCCGCAGGGACAAGAACAACCCGCTGCACGTGGGCGAGCCTGGCGTGGGTAAGACGGCGCTGATCTACGGACTGGCTGAGCGCATCAACAGTGGGCGCGTGCCTGAACGACTGAAGGGCAGCAAGATCTATATGCTTGACCTGGGCACCATGCTGGCTGGCACGCAGTACAGGGGCGACTTTGAGAAGCGCATCAAGATGGTGATGGACGGCGTGGCTGGCGAAAACACGAATAATATTGTTTACATTGACGAGATTCACAACCTGGTGGGCGCTGGTGCCGTGGGCGAGAGCTCGATGGATGCGTCGAACATGCTGAAGCCCTACTTGGAGCGTGGCGACTTGCGCTTCATCGGCTCGACAACCTACGAGGAGTATAACCGCCACTTTTCGCGCTCCAAGGGACTGGTACGCCGCTTTCAGCAGATTGACATCCTGGAGCCCAGCATCGACGAGGCCGTGAACATCCTGATGCAGCTGCGCCCCAGATATGAGGAGTTTCACCACGTGAAATACGACGACGAGGCCCTGCGCTATGCTGTGGAGGCGAGTGCGAAATATATTAACGACCGCTTCCTGCCCGACAAGGCCATCGACCTGATGGACGAGGCAGGCGCACTTGTTGAGTGTGGAGCGGAGAGTGGAGAGAGTGAAAACTCTACACTCGTAACAAAGGCTCTCATAGCCGAAGTTTTAGCCAGAACCTGCAAGGTGGAGGACGACTCCACAGCGGAAGCAAACTCTAAACTCTACACGCTCAACTCTACACTCTCCACCCAAATCTACGGCCAGGACGAGGCCATCCGACAGGTGGTGGAGGCCGTGCAGATGGCGAAGGCAGGACTGCTGGACGACAACAAGCCAACGGCGGCACTGCTGTTTGTGGGCCCCACGGGCGTGGGCAAGACGGAGGTGGCACGCGTGCTGGCCAAGGAACTGGGCATCGAGCTGCTGCGTTTCGACATGAGCGAATATACGGAGAAACACACGGTGGCTAAGTTGATTGGCTCGCCTGCTGGCTATGTGGGCTACGAGGACGGCGGACTGCTGACGGACGCCATTCGCAAGACGCCCCACTGCGTGCTGCTGCTGGACGAGATTGAGAAGGCGCACCAGGACATCTATAACATTCTGCTACAGGTGATGGACTACGCCCGACTGACGGACAACAAGGGGCGCAAGGCCGACTTCCGCAACGTGATTCTGATTATGACGTCGAACGCTGGGGCTCAGTATGCCGGCCAGTCGATTGGTTTTCAGGGTGGCGTGAGCCGAGGCGAGGCCATGATGAAGCAGGTGAAGAAGACGTTTAAGCCTGAGTTTATCAACCGACTGAGTGGCACGGTGGTGTTCAACGACATGGATCGCCACATGGCCGAACTGATTCTGAGGAAGAAGGTGGGCGAGCTGCAGGAGAAGTTGAAAGCGAAAAAGGTGGAACTGACACTGAAGGACGAGACTTTTGAGGCGCTGCTGAAAGAGGGCTACACACAGGAATATGGCGCAAGAGAGATGGACCGCGTGATTGGTCAGCGACTGAAGCCGCAACTGATGCGCGAGATCCTGTTTGGCACTTTGAAGCAGGGCGGAAAGATTGAGATATGA
- a CDS encoding ATP-dependent Clp protease adaptor ClpS: MPQEQSHIKERQRTDLREPPRYKVTIHNDDFTPMDFVVKVLTQVFFKQPAEAEQLMLQVHHSDKAVVGIYTYDIAVSKVRKATIMARKEGFPLRLTYEPD; encoded by the coding sequence ATGCCACAGGAACAATCACACATCAAGGAGAGGCAGCGCACAGACCTGCGCGAGCCGCCACGCTACAAGGTGACCATCCACAACGATGACTTCACCCCCATGGACTTTGTTGTCAAGGTGCTGACGCAGGTATTCTTTAAACAGCCGGCCGAGGCAGAACAGCTGATGCTGCAGGTGCACCACTCGGACAAGGCCGTGGTGGGCATCTATACCTACGACATTGCCGTGTCGAAGGTGAGAAAGGCCACCATCATGGCACGCAAAGAGGGATTTCCACTGAGGCTGACGTACGAACCTGATTAA